The following coding sequences lie in one Alicyclobacillus curvatus genomic window:
- the rimM gene encoding ribosome maturation factor RimM translates to MANEGSEKYFTVGVIAGTHALRGEVKVLSRTDFPEKRFKKGVKLHLREAGKAPREELKIVSARVHQQFWLILFEGVTSINDVEKWKGLELVVPESELVPLPQDTYYIHQLIGLKVITDEGREVGTIREVLQPGANDVYVVRGTLQKADVLIPAIPDCVLSVDVDAGQMLVHLLPGLLADEDEPAAGKLVGGGTDGDTTRRGRPQGDKGQGDKGQGDKGQGDKADAGERKG, encoded by the coding sequence ATGGCCAACGAGGGGTCGGAGAAGTATTTTACAGTCGGGGTTATCGCTGGCACGCACGCACTTCGCGGGGAAGTTAAGGTGTTGTCGCGAACGGACTTCCCAGAAAAGCGCTTCAAAAAGGGCGTAAAGTTGCACTTGCGTGAGGCTGGAAAGGCGCCGCGTGAGGAGTTGAAGATCGTTTCAGCAAGAGTGCATCAGCAGTTCTGGTTGATCCTCTTTGAAGGGGTTACGTCTATCAATGATGTGGAGAAATGGAAAGGACTTGAGCTTGTTGTCCCTGAATCGGAGTTGGTGCCACTGCCGCAGGACACGTACTACATACATCAACTCATTGGCTTAAAAGTCATCACTGACGAAGGACGCGAGGTTGGGACCATCCGGGAGGTGTTGCAACCGGGCGCCAACGATGTCTATGTGGTTCGAGGCACGCTTCAGAAAGCAGACGTGCTCATTCCTGCCATACCCGACTGCGTTCTTTCGGTTGATGTTGATGCGGGCCAAATGCTGGTTCATCTGCTGCCAGGATTACTCGCCGACGAGGATGAACCAGCCGCTGGGAAACTTGTGGGTGGTGGGACTGACGGTGACACGACGCGTCGCGGACGGCCCCAAGGTGACAAGGGCCAAGGTGACAAGGGCCAAGGTGACAAGGGCCAAGGTGACAAGGCCGATGCTGGTGAACGGAAGGGTTGA